Proteins from one Muntiacus reevesi chromosome X, mMunRee1.1, whole genome shotgun sequence genomic window:
- the CITED1 gene encoding cbp/p300-interacting transactivator 1: MPTMSRPALDVKGGTSPVKENANPEMNSLAYSNLGVKDRKAVAILHYPGVASNGTKASGAPTSSSGSPSPISSPTATPPTKPPPFNLHPAPHLLASMQLQKLNSQYHGMAAATPGQPGEAEPLPNWGFGAQAGGAGSLSPSAGAQSPAIIDSDPVDEEVLMSLVVELGLDRANELPELWLGQNEFDFTADFPSGS, encoded by the exons ATGCCAACTATGTCGAGGCCTGCACTTGATGTCAAGGGTGGCACCTCACCTGTGAAGGAg AATGCCAACCCAGAGATGAACTCTCTTGCCTACTCTAACCTGGGGGTGAAAGATCGCAAAGCGGTGGCCATCCTGCACTACCCCGGGGTAGCCTCGAATGGAACCAAGGCCAGTGGGGCTCCCACTAGTTCCTCGGGATCTCCATCTCCAATAAGTTCTCCTACTGCCACCCCTCCCACTAAACCCCCACCCTTCAACCTGCACCCCGCCCCTCACCTGCTGGCCAGTATGCAGCTGCAGAAACTAAATAGCCAGTACCATGGGATGGCCGCTGCCACTCCGGGCCAACCCGGAGAGGCAGAGCCCCTGCCAAACTGGGGCTTTGGGGCTCAGGCGGGAGGGGCGGGATCACTCTCTCCTTCTGCTGGTGCCCAGAGCCCTGCCATCATCGATTCAGACCCTGTGGATGAAGAGGTGCTGATGTCACTGGTGGTGGAACTGGGACTGGACCGAGCCAATGAGCTTCCGGAGCTGTGGCTGGGGCAGAATGAGTTTGACTTCACGGCAGACTTTCCATCTGGCAGCTGA